Below is a window of Cupriavidus sp. MP-37 DNA.
GTGGCAGTGCATCAGCATCAGGACACGCCTGAGCTGCGCAGCCAGTTGAAATCGATGTTCAAGGAAGGCACGCCGCCGGCCTGAAGCCGGGGGCCGGCTGGCGCCAGGCCGCGCCAGCCGCTTCGCGCGGGGCACATTCGCTGTCCCTGATACACCACTTATGTCGGCTGGAATACCCATGGCGCCCGCCATGGCGCATCATTGACGCCGCGCTATATACAGACGTATATTGCGCCTGACCGTCCACCCCCTCCGGCCTGGCCGCGCCTGCCATGCGGGCCGGTGGCCGCTTCCCGAGGATTCCGATGCCTGCCTTCCGTTCCCGCCGCCGCGGGCTGCTGCTGGCCGCCGCCGCGGCGCTGGCGCTGGCTGCCCCGCCCGCCTTTGCCGCCGACCTGGTGGTATCCGCCGCCGCCAGCCTGACCAACGCCTTCAAGTCGCTGGCCGAGTCCTACGAGCGCGCCCACCCCGGCACCCACGTGGTGCTGAACTTCGGCGCCTCCGACGTGCTGATGCAGCAGATCGTCAAGGGCGCGCCGGCCGATGTGTTCGCCTCGGCCGACCAGGAAGCGATGAACAAGGCCGAGGCCGAAAAGGTGATCGCGCCGGCCTCGCGCCGCAACTTCGCCGCCAACCAGGTGGTGCTGATCGTGCCGGCCGACAGCAAGCTGCCGATCGCCTCGCTGCAGGACCTGACGCGCCCGGAGGTCCGGCGCATCGCCTACGGCAACCCGGCCTCGGTGCCGGTGGGCCGCTACACCCGCGGCGCGCTGGCAGCGGCCGGGCTGTGGGACGCGGTCGCGGCCAAGGGCGTGCCGGCGCAGAACGTGCGCCAGAGCCTGGACTACGTGGCGCGCGGCGAGGTCGAGGCCGGCTTCGTCTTCGCCACCGACGCCACCGTGATGCCCGACAAGGTCAGGGTCGCGGTGCGCGTGCCCAGCCGTACGCCGGTGACCTACCCCATCGCCGTCACCAGCCAGGCGCGCCAGCCGCAGGCGGCGGCGCAGTTCGTCGACTATGTCGCCTCGCCGCAAGGCCAGGCGATCTTGTCGCGCTTCGGCTTCCACAAGCCCTGAGGCCGCGCCGGCGCACGCCATGGATGCTGTCTGGGTACCGCTGCTGCTGTCGCTGAAGGTGGCCGGCTGGGCCACGGCGCTGAACGCCGTGCTCGGCGTGGGGGCGGCCTGGGCGCTGGCGCGCTGGCGCTCGCCGCTGCGCGACGTGGTCGATGCGGTGCTGACGCTGCCGCTGGTGCTGCCGCCGACGGTGCTGGGCTATTACCTGCTGGTGCTGGTGGGGCGCCGTGGCGTGTTCGGCGAGTGGCTGGCGCGCCTCGGCATCGAACTGGTCTTTACCTGGCAGGGCGCGGTGCTGGCTTCGACCATCGTTGCCTTCCCGCTGGTGCTGAAGTCCGCGCGCGCCGCCTTCGAAGGCGTGGACCACCAGCTGGAAAACGCCGCGCGCGTGCTGGGCGTGCCCGAAGCCGGCATCTTCTTCCGCGTCACGCTGCCGCTGGCGGCGCGCGGCATCATCGCCGGCGTGCTGCTGGCCTTTGCCCGCGCGCTGGGCGAGTTCGGCGCCACGCTGATGATCGCCGGCAACCTGCCCGGGCGCACGCAGACGCTGTCGGTGGCCATCTATGAGGCGGTCCAGGCCGGCGACGACAATACCGCCAACCTGCTGGTGCTGGTGACTTCGGTCACCTGCGTGCTGCTGCTGGTGGTTGCCGGACGCCTGGTGCCGGCGGCCGCGCGCCATCCCGCTGAACTCTACGAACGCAGGCGCTTGCGCCCGCGCGTCCGCTAACGCCAGGGCCACGCATATCGCCATGAGCATGCACGTCAGCATCCGCAAGCAGATGGTCTCGGCCGACCGCCACTTTGCGCTGGATATCGACTTCGATTCGGCCAGCCGGCGCATTGCCCTGTTCGGCCCCTCGGGCGCCGGCAAGAGCCTGACGCTGCGCGCCATCGCCGGCCTGCTGGCGCCGGACAGCGGCCGCATCGTGCTGAACGGCCGCACCCTGTTCGACGCCGACGCCGGCATCGACGTGCGCCCGCAGCAGCGCCGCGTGGCTTATCTGTTCCAGGAGTATGCGCTGTTCCCGCACCTGACCGTGGGCCAGAACATCGGCTTCGGGCTGGCGCGCGGCTGGCGCAATCCGCGCCGCGGCGCCATGCATCCGCAGGCCCAGCGCTGGATCGATGCCTTCGGCCTGGCCGACATCACCGGCAACTACCCCGCGGAGATCTCCGGCGGCCAGAAGCAGCGCGTGGCGCTGGCGCGCGCGCTGGTGGCACAGCCCGACATCGTCTTGCTGGACGAGCCGTTCTCGGCGCTGGACCCCGCGCTGCGCGCGCGCATGCGCGCGGAGCTGCGCACGCTGCAGGCCAGCCTGGACGTGCCGATGCTGGTGATCTCGCACGACCCCGCCGACGTCGAGGCGCTGGGCGACCACGTGCTGGAGATCCGCGAAGGCCGCATCTTCGGCAGCGGCACCAGCCGCCACCATGCGCCGGTCTACGCGCCGGTGTCGGCGCGCGTGGCCTGAGCCGCGCGCAGCAGGTCGACGTACGCGCCTTCCACCAGCGCCGACGCAGGGATGCCCAGCCGCGCCAGCAGCGCATGGGCTTCGGCCACACCGTCCGCCGCGCTTTCCGCATCGGCCAGCACCACTTCCAGTTCCAGGAAATCGCCTAGCGCCTCGACCCGGTCCAGGTGCACGCGCGTGCGTCCCGCCAGGTACAGCGTGCGCAGCTTGCGCACCCGCCCGCCCTCGCCGTGCGCGGCGGCCAGCGCGGCGCGCAGCGTGCCCGGCGATGGCGTCGGCGACAGGATGTAGAAGCTCTCTTTCGGGCCGGCCTCGTCGGCGCGCGCATAGAAGATCAGTTCGCCGCGGTCCGGCGCGAACTCGCGCAGCTTGAGGCGGCCGTTGGCGCAGCGGAAGAAGGTATCGTCCTGGCGGATATGTTCGGGCCCGTGGTCGGCCAGCGCGGCGGCGCGCGGCAACAGCGCCTCGACGCTGTCGATGCGGGCCTTGATCTCGACGTTTCTCGGCATCCTTGCTCCTGCGGTTCAAGCGATCAGCAAACGCGCGGCAATCACCCACATGGTGATGCCGATCACCACTTCCAGCACCTGCCACGCCCGCGGCCGCGCGAACACGGGCCGCAGCAGCGCCGCGCCGTAGCCCAGCGCAAAAAAGAACAGAAACGACGCGCTCATGGCACCCGCGGCGAATTCACGCGTGCTGCCCGCGAACTGGGTCGATACCGAACCGATCAGCATCACCGTGTCGAGGTACACATGCGGATTCAGCCAGGTAAAGGCCAGGCACACCGCAAGCGTCGCCGCCAGCGGCCGCGACGCGACATCGCTGGGGTCCAGCACCGCGTTCGAGCGCCACGCCGCGACGAAGCTGCGCGCGCCATACCAGACCAGGAAAGCGGCGCCGCCATAGCGCATCGCCTCGCCAGCCACGGCAGCGTGCGGATCATCACGGCAAAGCCGGACACGCCAAGCAGGATCAGCAGCGCATCCGACAGCGCGCATACCAGGCAGACCCAGAACACATGCTCGCGCCGCAGGCCTTGCCGCAGCACGAACGCATTCTGGGAACCAATCGCAAGAATCAGGGAAAGACCGAGGGAAAAGCCAGCCAGCGCGGCGTGCATTGCGGGGAAAACGACATGCTTTGGGGCGGCTATTATTGCACGCCGCAGCCGCTACCCGACCACGCCGAGGATCACGCTCGAGGCCTTGAATATCGCCACCGCGGCCACGCCGGCCTGCAGCCCCAGCGCCTCGACGCTGCCGTTGGTGACGACGGCCGCCACCGTGCCGCCGCCGTCGAGTTCGATCACCACCTCGGCATTCACCGCGCCCGGCATCACGCGCGTCACCACGCCCGCCAACTGGTTGCGCGCCGACAGCCGCATGCCCGGCTCGGGCAGCCCCACCAGCACCGACGACGCCTTGATCAACGCAAAGGCCTCGACGCCCTCGGCCAGCTCCAGCGTCTCGACACTCTCGTGCGTGATGGTGGCGACGATGCGCTGGCCGCCGGCCAGTTCCAGCACCACCTCGTCATTGACCGCGCCGCCGCGCACGCTGGCGACGCGCCCGAACAGCTTGTTGCGCGCACTGGTCTTGATCATCATTCGCCTCATCAGGTGGATATCGTCGGCCACGCCCTCGCCCAGCCGCGACAGCTGCGCGACAAAGCGCCGGTGCTCGTCCTCGAGCGCGCGATAGGTGCGGATCAGCTGTTCGCCGCGCGTGGTCAGGCGCGTGCCGCCGCCGCCCTTGCCGCCCGCGGCGCGCACCACCAGCGGCTCGCCGGCGCTGTTGTTCATCGCGTCGATGGCGTCCCACGCCGCCTTGTAGCTGATGCCGACGGCACGCGCGGCGGCCGTGATCGAGCCGTGCGCGCCGATGGCGGCAAGCAGCGCGATGCGGTCCTTGCCGCCCCAGTCTTGCGAGCCGGAGCGGAACCAGATGGCTCCCTGGAGTTCAAGCATGGGGGTCGGGCGCCGCTGGCCGGCACCGCAATGAAGTCGGAAACGCGCTTATGGTAATCCCGGCCATCCCGTTTGGCGATCCGTCCCGCGGCCCTGAGCCACGCTGGACGCCATGACCCAAGCCCGGTACCCTGAACGGTGCGTTGTCCACGGAACATCGTCATGACTGCTGCCTCGTCTGCCACGTCCGCCATGTCCGCACTTGCCGCACACTCCGCGCCGGCGCCGGACAAATACGCCACGCTGCTGGCGCGCTGCGCCGGGCTGCCGCCCATCCCGACCGCGGTGGCGCATCCGTGCGATGCCGCCTCGCTGGGCGGCGCGCTGCAGGCCGCGCAGCTTGGCCTGATCGTGCCGATCCTGGTCGGG
It encodes the following:
- the modA gene encoding molybdate ABC transporter substrate-binding protein translates to MPAFRSRRRGLLLAAAAALALAAPPAFAADLVVSAAASLTNAFKSLAESYERAHPGTHVVLNFGASDVLMQQIVKGAPADVFASADQEAMNKAEAEKVIAPASRRNFAANQVVLIVPADSKLPIASLQDLTRPEVRRIAYGNPASVPVGRYTRGALAAAGLWDAVAAKGVPAQNVRQSLDYVARGEVEAGFVFATDATVMPDKVRVAVRVPSRTPVTYPIAVTSQARQPQAAAQFVDYVASPQGQAILSRFGFHKP
- a CDS encoding TOBE domain-containing protein, encoding MLELQGAIWFRSGSQDWGGKDRIALLAAIGAHGSITAAARAVGISYKAAWDAIDAMNNSAGEPLVVRAAGGKGGGGTRLTTRGEQLIRTYRALEDEHRRFVAQLSRLGEGVADDIHLMRRMMIKTSARNKLFGRVASVRGGAVNDEVVLELAGGQRIVATITHESVETLELAEGVEAFALIKASSVLVGLPEPGMRLSARNQLAGVVTRVMPGAVNAEVVIELDGGGTVAAVVTNGSVEALGLQAGVAAVAIFKASSVILGVVG
- a CDS encoding ATP-binding cassette domain-containing protein — protein: MSMHVSIRKQMVSADRHFALDIDFDSASRRIALFGPSGAGKSLTLRAIAGLLAPDSGRIVLNGRTLFDADAGIDVRPQQRRVAYLFQEYALFPHLTVGQNIGFGLARGWRNPRRGAMHPQAQRWIDAFGLADITGNYPAEISGGQKQRVALARALVAQPDIVLLDEPFSALDPALRARMRAELRTLQASLDVPMLVISHDPADVEALGDHVLEIREGRIFGSGTSRHHAPVYAPVSARVA
- the modB gene encoding molybdate ABC transporter permease subunit: MDAVWVPLLLSLKVAGWATALNAVLGVGAAWALARWRSPLRDVVDAVLTLPLVLPPTVLGYYLLVLVGRRGVFGEWLARLGIELVFTWQGAVLASTIVAFPLVLKSARAAFEGVDHQLENAARVLGVPEAGIFFRVTLPLAARGIIAGVLLAFARALGEFGATLMIAGNLPGRTQTLSVAIYEAVQAGDDNTANLLVLVTSVTCVLLLVVAGRLVPAAARHPAELYERRRLRPRVR
- a CDS encoding class IV adenylate cyclase — translated: MPRNVEIKARIDSVEALLPRAAALADHGPEHIRQDDTFFRCANGRLKLREFAPDRGELIFYARADEAGPKESFYILSPTPSPGTLRAALAAAHGEGGRVRKLRTLYLAGRTRVHLDRVEALGDFLELEVVLADAESAADGVAEAHALLARLGIPASALVEGAYVDLLRAAQATRADTGA